In the genome of Lacerta agilis isolate rLacAgi1 chromosome 2, rLacAgi1.pri, whole genome shotgun sequence, one region contains:
- the RASSF1 gene encoding ras association domain-containing protein 1 isoform X1, whose amino-acid sequence MNRPMDQEMIELKNLGLEKQLDLTRGPRGTSERPVRLERANALRISPGKVPEILSRVRQIRLLGGQSDPKLTEELGEGHVFKPCAQSQSTWCDLCGEFIWGVYKKRLQCIHCKFICHYRCRTLIRLDCSGPRYEDSEQNEGNEQTVEKDTNVDEQIDWDKPVLSQTEIEQRIKEYNSQINSNLFMSLNKDGSYTGFIKVQLKLIRPVSVPANKKAPSIQDTRKCSSRSQAVKRRTSFYLPKDTIKHLHLISCTRASEVIEALLKKFMVVDNPRKFALFERTEKDDQVYLRKLSDEEQPLRLRLLAGPSEKVLSFVLKENETGEVNWDAFSMPELQNFLRILQREEEEHIRQILQKYSHCRQKMQEALATRTPG is encoded by the exons ATGAACCGGCCGATGGACCAGGAGATGATCGAGCTGAAGAACTTGGGGCTGGAGAAGCAGCTCGACCTGACGCGGGGCCCGCGAGGCACGTCTGAACGCCCCGTCCGGCTGGAGCGGGCCAACGCCCTGAGGATTTCTCCGGGGAAAGTGCCCGAGATCTTGAGCCGCGTGCGCCAGATCCGACTCCTGGGAGGCCAGAGCGACCCCAAACTGACTGAGGAGCTGGGCGAGGGGCATGTCTTCAAGCCCTGCGCCCAAAGCCAGTCGACCTGGTGTGATCTGTGCGGGGAGTTCATCTGGGGCGTGTACAAGAAGCGTCTGCAGTGCATCC aCTGTAAGTTCATCTGTCATTACCGATGCCGCACCCTTATCCGGCTAGACTGCAGTGGCCCCAGATATGAAGACAGTGAACAGAATGAAGGCAACGAGCAGACAGTAGAAAAAGACACCAACGTG GATGAACAGATCGACTGGGACAAGCCAGTTCTGTCCCAAACTGAGATTGAGCAAAGGATAAAAGAATACAACAGTCAGATCAACAGCAACCTCTTCATGAGCTTG AACAAAGATGGTTCCTACACTGGTTTCATCAAGGTGCAATTAAAGCTAATACGGCCTGTCTCAGTACCTGCCAATAAGAAGGCGCCCTCTATCCAGGACACCAGAAAGTGCTCCTCACGCAGCCAGGCAGTAAAGCGGCGCACCTCATTCTACCTACCCAAGGACACAATCAAGCACCTGCATTTAATTTCTTGTACACGTGCCAGTGAGGTCATTGAAGCTCTGCTGAAGAAATTCATGGTAGTTGACAATCCCCGCAAGTTTGCGCTCTTTGAGAGAACAGAAAAGGATGACCAAG TATATCTCCGCAAGCTTTCTGATGAGGAGCAGCCCCTGCGTCTCCGGCTACTAGCTGGCCCTAGTGAAAAAGTACTGAGCTTTGTCCTGAAGGAAAATGAAACTGGAGAAGTCAAT TGGGATGCCTTTAGTATGCCTGAGCTACAGAACTTCCTGCGTATCTTGCAGCGTGAAGAGGAGGAGCATATTCGACAGATCCTGCAGAAATATTCCCATTGCCGCCAAAAGATGCAAGAGGCTCTGGCCACCCGCACACCAGGTTGA
- the RASSF1 gene encoding ras association domain-containing protein 1 isoform X2 — protein MRPLSWQAAEWLPGKDCKFICHYRCRTLIRLDCSGPRYEDSEQNEGNEQTVEKDTNVDEQIDWDKPVLSQTEIEQRIKEYNSQINSNLFMSLNKDGSYTGFIKVQLKLIRPVSVPANKKAPSIQDTRKCSSRSQAVKRRTSFYLPKDTIKHLHLISCTRASEVIEALLKKFMVVDNPRKFALFERTEKDDQVYLRKLSDEEQPLRLRLLAGPSEKVLSFVLKENETGEVNWDAFSMPELQNFLRILQREEEEHIRQILQKYSHCRQKMQEALATRTPG, from the exons ATGAGGCCTTTATCCTGGCAGGCGGCAGAGTGGCTGCCAGGGAAAG aCTGTAAGTTCATCTGTCATTACCGATGCCGCACCCTTATCCGGCTAGACTGCAGTGGCCCCAGATATGAAGACAGTGAACAGAATGAAGGCAACGAGCAGACAGTAGAAAAAGACACCAACGTG GATGAACAGATCGACTGGGACAAGCCAGTTCTGTCCCAAACTGAGATTGAGCAAAGGATAAAAGAATACAACAGTCAGATCAACAGCAACCTCTTCATGAGCTTG AACAAAGATGGTTCCTACACTGGTTTCATCAAGGTGCAATTAAAGCTAATACGGCCTGTCTCAGTACCTGCCAATAAGAAGGCGCCCTCTATCCAGGACACCAGAAAGTGCTCCTCACGCAGCCAGGCAGTAAAGCGGCGCACCTCATTCTACCTACCCAAGGACACAATCAAGCACCTGCATTTAATTTCTTGTACACGTGCCAGTGAGGTCATTGAAGCTCTGCTGAAGAAATTCATGGTAGTTGACAATCCCCGCAAGTTTGCGCTCTTTGAGAGAACAGAAAAGGATGACCAAG TATATCTCCGCAAGCTTTCTGATGAGGAGCAGCCCCTGCGTCTCCGGCTACTAGCTGGCCCTAGTGAAAAAGTACTGAGCTTTGTCCTGAAGGAAAATGAAACTGGAGAAGTCAAT TGGGATGCCTTTAGTATGCCTGAGCTACAGAACTTCCTGCGTATCTTGCAGCGTGAAGAGGAGGAGCATATTCGACAGATCCTGCAGAAATATTCCCATTGCCGCCAAAAGATGCAAGAGGCTCTGGCCACCCGCACACCAGGTTGA
- the RASSF1 gene encoding ras association domain-containing protein 1 isoform X3, whose product MGEGDAAAATTPSFEMTWSSTTSSGYCSQEDSDSELEQYFTARTSFIRKPHKEKKDEQIDWDKPVLSQTEIEQRIKEYNSQINSNLFMSLNKDGSYTGFIKVQLKLIRPVSVPANKKAPSIQDTRKCSSRSQAVKRRTSFYLPKDTIKHLHLISCTRASEVIEALLKKFMVVDNPRKFALFERTEKDDQVYLRKLSDEEQPLRLRLLAGPSEKVLSFVLKENETGEVNWDAFSMPELQNFLRILQREEEEHIRQILQKYSHCRQKMQEALATRTPG is encoded by the exons ATGGGCGAGGGTGACGCGGCGGCGGCCACCACCCCGTCCTTCGAGATGACCTGGAGCAGCACCACCAGCAGCGGCTACTGCAGCCAAGAGGACTCGGACTCCGAGCTAGAGCAGTACTTCACAGCCCGCACCTCCTTCATCCGAAAGCCCCACAAGGAGAAGAAG GATGAACAGATCGACTGGGACAAGCCAGTTCTGTCCCAAACTGAGATTGAGCAAAGGATAAAAGAATACAACAGTCAGATCAACAGCAACCTCTTCATGAGCTTG AACAAAGATGGTTCCTACACTGGTTTCATCAAGGTGCAATTAAAGCTAATACGGCCTGTCTCAGTACCTGCCAATAAGAAGGCGCCCTCTATCCAGGACACCAGAAAGTGCTCCTCACGCAGCCAGGCAGTAAAGCGGCGCACCTCATTCTACCTACCCAAGGACACAATCAAGCACCTGCATTTAATTTCTTGTACACGTGCCAGTGAGGTCATTGAAGCTCTGCTGAAGAAATTCATGGTAGTTGACAATCCCCGCAAGTTTGCGCTCTTTGAGAGAACAGAAAAGGATGACCAAG TATATCTCCGCAAGCTTTCTGATGAGGAGCAGCCCCTGCGTCTCCGGCTACTAGCTGGCCCTAGTGAAAAAGTACTGAGCTTTGTCCTGAAGGAAAATGAAACTGGAGAAGTCAAT TGGGATGCCTTTAGTATGCCTGAGCTACAGAACTTCCTGCGTATCTTGCAGCGTGAAGAGGAGGAGCATATTCGACAGATCCTGCAGAAATATTCCCATTGCCGCCAAAAGATGCAAGAGGCTCTGGCCACCCGCACACCAGGTTGA